The region CACCAGGCCGGGGATGTCGTTGCACCTCACTCGAATGTCTTCGGCGGCACTGGCCGCCCCGGTCGGCAGGATCGCGAGGGAGAGTCCCGCACCGACCGCGACGGTCATGGCACCGGACCGCGAAATGAACCTCATCGCTACGCCTTCCTCAGCGCTGTAGTGAAGCGGCGCACCACCGGCACCAGCGGCCATGCTGGTCAACCGGGATGGCGAGATGACGTTCTATTTGTAACTACAGGTGATCGCATGCTCACCTGGTGTGCCGCCAAACGGGTCCAGTCCTGCCTCGGCGTTCGCTGCCCGTGGCGGTCTCGAGGGCCTCCGTCGGGGCAGGCTCGCTTGTGCAGCAGGCGTCGGCGGTGTCGAGTGCCGCGCTCTTGCCCATCTGATCGGCGTCACCCTTGACGACGTAGACCTCCCAGGGCTCCTTGCCGGGACCGTGGACCCAGGCCTTGCCCTGGAGGGCGTAGCAGCAGGAGGTGTCCTCTCCTCGAAGGTGGCGAGCCCCGCGTGCTTCAGGCGGTCGGTGGCGGCGGTGACCTGGTCGGTGGACGTCACCTCGACGCCGAGGTGATCCGGCCGCGTCTCCTGCTCCGCCTCGCCCGGCTGCTGCCCAGGACTGCTGACCGCTCCCCTGGACGAGGCACAGTCCATCGAGCCGGCGAAGGTATTCAAGGCGTGGGCGATCCGATACGGCTGCGGCTGCGGCTGCTGTCGATGATCGCCTCCCGCGCCGGGGGCGAGGTGTGCGTATGCGACCTGACCCCTGCCTTCGATGGTCGCAGCCGACGATCTCCCATCACCTGGAGCTGCTGCGGCAGGCCGGGCTGATCGACTGCGAGCGCCGGGGCACCTGGGTCTACTACTGGCTGCTGCCGGAGATGACCGACCGGCTCGCCGGGATCCTCACCCGCCCCGCCGGGGAGCCTCTGCCCGAGCCTGCTGGAACGGCGCGGGACGCCTGATGGCGGCCGACCCCACGGCGGCGTCTTCGGCTGCTCCCGTCGCCGCGCGCCTGTCGTTCGTGGACCGCTTCCTTGCGATGTGGATCCTGTTGGCGATGGCGGCCGGCCGTTCGGGTGGTTCAACCCCACCGTGCTGCCCGGCCGGCTCGGCCTGGAACAGACCGGTCTCGACATCAGCGTCTGGAAGATCGCCCGCAGCGTGCTGATCTTCCTCGGCATCCCCCTGGTGGCAGGCTTCCTCACCCGGCGCCTCGGCGAGAGAGCCAAGGGCCGGGCCTGGTACGAGACCAAGCTCATCCCGCGCATCGGCCCGTTCGCCCTGTACGGGCTGCTGTTCACGATCGTCGTCCGGTTCGCCCTCCAAGGCGACGCGATCACCTCACAGCCGATGGACGTGGCGCAGCGCGGATCGCACTGCCGCTGCTGGTCTACTTCGCCCTGATGTGGGCCGGGTCCATGGCACTGGGCAAGGCCGTGGGACTGGACTATCCGCGCTCAACGACGCCGGCGTTCACCGCTACTCGCAGATCGCGGTCACGATGAACGTCTATACGCATGTGAACGACGACAGCCGTCGTGAGGCGATGGGCCACATGGACCCGGCTGCTCCGGCCCCGTAGGTAGGAACTGCCGTCAACCTCTGCCGTCAACGCCCCCACGATCCACGATCGCGGGGGCGTTCGGCCTGGTCAGGCATGGTGCCCCCGGCAGGATTCGAACCTGCGACACCCGCTTTAGGAGAGCGGTGCTCTATCCCCTGAGCTACGGAGGCCCGGCGTCAGGGCGGCATGGTGGTGCCGCCGCGTCGCACCGCCACAGTGTAGCGGGTCGTGCACTTGGATCGTTTCGGGTGCTCCGGGCCGCCGAAGGCTCGGGCCGGGGGTGCCCCTGGCCCGAAGCCCCGGTCCGAAGCACCCGAAGGGCACCGGCCGCCTCAGTCCCCCGCTTGCCCGAAGTCCGCGATCGGGTTCCTCAGGGTGCCGATGAGCTGAAGGGCCCCGGCTGGGTCCTGCAGGTCGACCATCTCCCGGTTGTTGCGGAGCTGGAGGCGGTTGAGGCAGGAGAGGGCGAAGTCCTCGGTGAACATGTCGTACTGGGCGAATTTGTCCGCCAGGTGGGGGGCGGATCGCTGGTAGGCCAGGACGGAGTCGGCGACGGTCTGCCAGAAGGTGTCCTCCTCCAGGAGGCCCTCGGTGACCAGGATGCCGTTGAGGAAGCGGAGGAAGCAGTCGAAGACGTCGGTGAAGATCGAGAGTAGTTTCTTGTCTTCGGGGACGTCCACGCGGATGCGTTCGACGGTCGGGGGGAGGACCGCGCTGGGGTCCATGACGGCGATTTCCTCGGCGATGTCCTTGAAGATCACGCGCTGGACGGCGCCGTCCTCGATCACCAGGATGACGTTCTCGCCGTGCGGCATGAAGACCAGGTCGTAGGCGTAGAAGCTGTGCAGCACCGGGGTGAGGTAGGCGTCCAGGTAGCGGCGCAGCCAGGTGGCGGGGGTGAGGCCGGATTCCTCGATGAGGGCGCTGACGAAGGAGGCGCCGTCGGGGTCGGTGTGGAGGAGGGACGCCATGGTGGCCAGGCGCCGGCCGGGTTCCAGGGTCGGGACGGGGCTCTCGCGCCACAGGGCGGCGAGCATTTTGCGGTACGGGGAGCCCTTCGCGGTGGCGGCCTCGTACTGGCGGTGGTGGTAGCCGATGGCGGCTCGTTCCCGGATGATCGAGAAGCCGCAGGAGCGGAAGGTGTCGTCGGCGGAGACCAGGCCGGCCAGCCAGTCGTTGATGGCCGGGGTCGCCTCCATGTAGGCGGCCGAAAGGCCCCGCATGAAGCCCATGTTGAGGACCGACAGCGCGGTTTTCACATAGTGCTTGGAGGGGTCGCTGGTGTTGAAGAAGGTGCGGATCGACTGCTGGGCGAGGTACTCGTCGTCGCCGGGGCCCAGGTACACCAGATACTGCCGGGCGACCTCGGCGGCGAAGCTGACCGACAGCTTGTTCCACCACTGCCAGGGGTGCACCGGCAGCAGGTGGTAGCCGGCCGGGTCCAGGCCGAGGTCGGTGAGGGTCTGCGCGAAGCGGGCCCGGGTCTCTTCGCTCAGTTCGGAGTGGATCAGTGCGTCGTAGTCCAGGTCCGCGGAGGCCGTGAAGGTGGAGCGGTCGCGGCGGGCGGCGAGCCAGATGAGCTGGACGGGGCTCGCGGTCTCGGGGGCGTACGAGAGGTACTCGTGGATGCCGAAGCCGAGACGGCCGTTGTTGGCGACGAAGCAGGGGTGGCCCTCGGTCATCCCCGTCTCGATCTCCTGGAAGCCGGATGTGGCCAGTTGGGCGGCGCCCACCGGCTCGGCGGCCAGTTTGAAGGCCGTACCGGAGAGAGTGGAGCTGATCTCCTCGAGGTAGACGGGGAGGACGTCCTCGCCGAGGCCCAGCCGCCCTCTCAGCTCGATGAAGAAGTCCAGGGCGTCCAGGGGGAGTTCGGCGCCGGTCCGGTCGTGGCGGGTGATGCTGTCCGCCTCGACCAGCCAGTGGTCCAGGGAGAGCACCCGGGCGGCGAAGCGGTAGGTCACCGCCCCGTCGTCGCTGGTCACGGCGTAGCGGCCGTCGGGGCCGAGCTCGGGGGCGAGCAGGCGTTCGTGGGTGAACTCGGCGAGGGCCTTGCGGATGAGGAGGCGGCCCGCCCGGTCCCACAGATCGGGGGTGAGGTGGGCGACGGCGTCGCGGGGGCTCATCGGGTCACTCCTTGGACGGCGCGGGCGGCGAGGGCGGTGCGGGCGGCCTCGAACCGCTCGCGGGTGCAGACGCTGAGGTAGGCGTCCTTCTCGGGTTTGGCGATCCGCTCGACGATCTCGAAGCCGACGGCCGCGTTGAGCGCGTGCACCGCCGCGTTGCGCACATCGGGCTCGACGACGACGCGCCGGACATGCGGATCGGCGAAGCAGAACTCCATGACGACGGTGATCACAGCCAGTGTGAAGCCGTGCACCGGGGTGTCGGTCGGCGCGCAGAGGAAGTGCATGCCGACGTCGCCGGGCCGGGCTGGGTAGAGCCCGTCGAGCTCCACCCGCGACGGGTCGTAGCGCTCGGCCAGGAACGCCGGGCGGCCCTCGTGCAGGCCGATGAACGCGTCATGGTGCGGATGCTCGTGGATCCTGCGGTACTCGGCGGCGACCTCCGCCTCGTCCGCCCCCTGCATCATCCAGTAGGACGCCTTGGGGTGGGTCACCCAGCCGTGCAGCAGCCCGGCATCGGCCGCCGGGTCCAGGGTGCGCAGGGTGAAGGTGCCCAGGCGCGCGTCCGTGTGCTCGAAAACCGGCGACGGTGTCATGCGATGGCTCCTTCCGGTGCGCCGAACTCCTGGAAGGCGATGGACTTCTCCACCGGGTAGTGCTCCCGCCCCAGCAGCTCACGGATGATCCACGAGTTGCGGTACGGGCCCATGCCCAGGTCCGGGGAGGTCAGGCTGTGTGCGTGGGTGGCGCCGTTCTGGAGGAAGATGCCGCGCCCGGTGGTGTCGATGCTGTAGTTGCGGGCGACGTCGAAGCGGCCCTGGCCGTCCCAGCGGATGCGGTCGCGTACCGGGTCCAGGAAGGCGGGCACCTGGTAGCGGTAGCCGGTGGCCAGGACGAGTCCGTGGGTGGTGAGCGAGAAGTCCCGCTGCTGCTCCGCATGGCGCAGCCCCAGGGTGTACGTGCCGGACAGATCGTCGTACTCCGCGCCGGTGAGCGCGGTGTTGGTGAGCAGCCGCGTGGGCACCGGGCCGCTCACGCTCTTCTGGTAGAGGAGGTCGTAGATGCCGTTGATGAGGTCGGCGTCGATCCCCTTGAACAGGCCCTTCTGCTCACTCTCCAGCCGGTAGCGGGTGTCCTCGGGGAGCGCGTGGAAATAGTCCACGTACTCGGGCGAGGTCATCTCCAGGGTGAGTTTGGTGTACTCCAGCGGGAAGAAGCGCGGAGAGCGGGTCACCCAGTTCAGCCGGTAGCCGTGGGTGTCGATGTCGGCGAGCAGATCCTGGTAGATCTCGGCCGCGCTCTGGCCGCTGCCGACGATGGTGATGGACTCCTTGGACTGCAGCGCCTCCTTGCTCCCCAGGTAGTGGGTGTTGTGCACCAGATCGCCGTCCAGGCCGCGGCACACCTCGGGGAGGAAGGGCGGGGTGCCGGTGCCCAGCACCAGATGACGGGCGTGGTGCGTGGTGGTCTCGCCGGTGGCGGGACGCCGGGCGCGCACCGTGTAGAGGCCGTCGGCATCGTCGTACTCGACGCTCGTCACCTCGTGGCCGAAGCGGACGGAGATGAGCTTCGCGGCGGCCCAGCGGCAGTAGTCGTTGTACTCGGCGCGCAGCGGATAGAAGATCTCGCGGATGTAGAAGGAGTACAGCCGCCCGGATTCCTTGAGGTAGTTGAGGAAGGAGTACGGGGAGGTGGGGTCGGCCAGCGTCACCAGGTCGGCCATGAACGGGGTCTGCAGGGTGACGCCGTCCAGCAGCATGCCCGGATGCCAGTCGAACTCGGGCTTGCTCTCCAGGAACAGCCCGTCGAGTTCCTCGATCGGCTCGGTCAGGCAGGCAAGGCCCAGGTTGTAGGGGCCGAGCCCGACCGCGATGAAGTCATGGGTGTGCGGGGTGGGCACGAGGGTCTCCGGCGGGGTGAGGGGGCTCAACTGGCGCGCGAGCTGAGTTCGGGCTCGATGTGCAGGGCCAGGTACTGACCGGCGTGCTCGGCGAGGAGGTCGAGGACATACGCGATGTCGCTGAGCGAGGTCTCCGGGTTGAGCAGGGTGAACTTGAGGTGGTGACGGCCGTCGACGACGGTTCCGGCGACGACCGCCGCACCGGAGGCGGCCAGCGCCTCGCGGGCGTGCAGATTGGCCCGGTCGACGAGGTCCGGGTCGCCCGGCCCGTCCGACGGCGGTACGTAGCGGAAGACCAGCGTGGACAGTTGGGGCTCGGTGACGACCTCGTAGCGCGGATCGGTGTCCAGCAGGGCCCATGCCTCGGCGGCCCGGTCCACCACCTCGTCGAAGAGGGCGCCGACGGCGTCCGCGCCCATGATCCGCAGCGTCAGCCACAGCTTGAGCGCGTCGAAGCGGCGGGTGGTCTGGATGGACTTGTCGACCTGGTTGGGGATGAGGTTCCGGGCGCTGCGCTCGGGGTTGAGATAGTCGGCGTGGTACGTGGCGTGGCTGAGCGTGGCGCGGTCACGGACCAGCACGGCGCTGGAGCTGACCGGCTGGAAGAAGGACTTGTGGTAGTCCACGGTCACCGAGTCGGCGCGCTCGATGCCGTCGAGCAGCCCGCGGCGGGTCGGGGAGGCCAGCAGCCCGCAGCCGTACGCGGCGTCCACATGCATCCACGTGCCGTGCCGGTCGCACAGCTCGGCGATCTCGGGCAGCGGGTCGATGGAGCCGAAGTCGGTGGTGCCCGCGGTGGCCACGACGGCCATGACGATCAGGCCCTCGCGACGGCAGCGGTTCAGTTCGTGGGCGAGGGCGACGGTCCGCATCCGGCGGTCCTGGTCGCAGGGGACCGGGACGACGGCCTCGTAGCCGAGCCCCAGGATGGCGGCGGCCTTCTGGATGGAGAAGTGGCTGACCTGGGAGGTGAGGATGCGCAGCCGCGGCAGGATGGCGGATTTGGCGACCGTCTCGCCGGCCGCGGCGGCCTCCTTCTCCACCAGCGTGCACGCCTCGTCGCGGGCGAGCAGCATCGCCTGCAGATTGGACTGGGTGCCGCCGCTGGTGAAGATGCCGTCCGCGGCCTCGCCGAGGCCGATGCGCTCGGTGGTCCAGTCGATCAGCCGGCGCTCGATGAGGGTGCCGCCGGCGCTCTGGTCCCAGGTGTCGAGGGAGGAGTTGATGGCGGAGAGGACGGCCTCGCCCAGCAGCGCGGGGATCACCACGGGGCAGTTGAGGTGGGCGAGATAGCGCGGGTGGTGGAAGTAGACGGCGTCCTTGAGGTAGACGCTCTCCAGCTCCTTGAGCGCGGCGTCCGGATCGCCGAGCGGCCGCTCCAGGTCGATTCCGGAGATCTCGGGGGCGAGCTCGGCGGGGGTGACGCCGGTGAAGGGGCGGTCGGTGCGGGCGACGGTGGAGGCCACCAGGCCGACGCCGTCGGTCACGGAGCGCCGATAGCGTTCCGCCGTACGGCCGTTGAACAGGTGGGCCCTGCCATCCGCCGCCCCGGGTATCGGCTCCGGCGACGGGTCCTCAGCGGTCTGCGCGAGGAAACTCACGGTCTGTCCCTTCTGGAAATGAGCATGCGGGCGTGCGGAGGGCGCGGGTATGCGGCTGGTGGGGGAGGGCGGCGGCCCTCGGCCCGTGGCCTGACGGCCTGATGGCCTGATGGGCGTGCGGGGGCGCCGGACGCGGCGACAGGGCGCGTGGGGGCGCGCCGAGCGGTGGCCGCCCGTCGTCCAGTGGCCGGTCTTTCGCGGTCCCGTAGGGAGTAGGGGAATGCGGTGGTGAGGACCCGGTCCGGTACGGCGCTGGGGTCAGTCGTCGGTCGCGGGGCCGGTGCCCGACACGGCTTCCTCGACGAGCTGTTCCTCACAGGTGCCCAGGCGCCAGTAGCCGGTGAAGGTCACGGCCTTGCGGTCGAAGCCGCGTTCGCGCACCAGATGGCGGCGCAGCTCCTTGACGGTCCCGGCCTCGCCCGCGATCCAGGCGTACGGCGTACCGGAGGGCAGTTCGGTGGCGCTCACGGCGTTCCGCAGCAGCGCGGAGCGCGGGGTGCCGGGGGCCACGGTGTCCCGGACCAGCCAGGTGATCTCGGCTTTCGCCGCGGTGCGCAGCTCCTGCATGTCCTCGGCGTGCTGGACCTCGAGCCACACCTTGACGGGCAGGTCGGCGGGCAGCCATTCGAGGATGCCCGCGATGGCGGGCAGCGCGGTCTCGTCGCCGGTGATCAGCACCCAGTCGGTGCCGGACGGCGGCCGGAAGTCGACACCACCGTTGTCCTCCACGACCGGGCCCAGCAGGGTCACGCGGTCGCCCGTCTCGGCGCGCGCGGCCCAGCGGGCGGCCGGGCCGCTGTCGTCGTGCAGCGCGAAGTCCACGTCGATCTCGTGCGGGTCGTGACGCTGCCGGCGCACCGTGTACGAGCGCATGATGCCGCGTTCGGCCGGGTCCATCGCCCGCCAGGTGGCGAACCAGCCTTCCCCCGCCTCGACCGGGACCACCGGTGCACTCTGGCCGGGGTGCGGCAGGAAGAGTTTGAAGCGCTGGTCGCGGCCGCCGCTGGTGAAGTCCTTCAGACAGGCGCCGCCGAAGGTGATCCGTGCCATGGACGGTCCGAGCGGGCGGCTCCGCACGACCCGCGCGTCGAAGAAGCGGAACGGAATGGCGGTGGTGGCGGTGGTGGTGGCTGCGGTGGTCATGACAGAGGGTCTTCCCTTCGCTTGCCGTGGGGAGGCCGGGCCGACCGGTCGCGCTGACCGTTCAGCGGAGCTTCTTCGCGTCCTGGATGGCTTTGGTGAGGGATTCGACGAGCGGGGCGGCGCCGGCGTACGAGAAGCGCGGCTCGCTGCTCCAGGGGGTGATCTGACCGGCCTTGACCGCGGCGAGCTTGGACCACGTCGGCTTGGAGGTCAGGGCCCCGGGCTGGAGGGTCGCGGTGCGGCTGTCGAGGAAGAGCACATCCGCGTCGTACTTGTCGGCGTTCTCCCAGCTCAGGCTCTCGAAGTAGCCGCCCTTGTCGGGCTTTTCGGGGACGACGAAGTCGACGCCGAGCTCGCTGAAGTAGATCAGGTCGGCATTGATCTTCGGGTTGGAGACATAGAAGAGGTCGGCGCTGGCGGAGCAGGCCATGACCTTGATCCGGTGCGATGTGACGGTTTTGCGCAGCGTCTCGGAGGCCTTCTCGAACCGCGCCTTGGCGTCGGTGACCTTCTTGGCCTTCGGGTCGGCGCCGAGCGCCTCGGCCAGCGCCGCATAGCGCTTGATGGGCTCGAGCATGGAGACCCGGCCGGTGCCGATGGCGGCGCTGGGGGCGAGCTGGAGGATCTTCTTCTTGCTGTCGTCCGGGATGTAGAAGAGCGCGCCCGGGTCGTACATGTTGGTGATCAGCAGATCGGGGCCGAGCGAGGCGTACTTCTCGACGTTGAACTGGCCCCAGGTGTTGCCGAGGGAGGT is a window of Streptomyces violaceusniger Tu 4113 DNA encoding:
- a CDS encoding lysine N(6)-hydroxylase/L-ornithine N(5)-oxygenase family protein — its product is MPTPHTHDFIAVGLGPYNLGLACLTEPIEELDGLFLESKPEFDWHPGMLLDGVTLQTPFMADLVTLADPTSPYSFLNYLKESGRLYSFYIREIFYPLRAEYNDYCRWAAAKLISVRFGHEVTSVEYDDADGLYTVRARRPATGETTTHHARHLVLGTGTPPFLPEVCRGLDGDLVHNTHYLGSKEALQSKESITIVGSGQSAAEIYQDLLADIDTHGYRLNWVTRSPRFFPLEYTKLTLEMTSPEYVDYFHALPEDTRYRLESEQKGLFKGIDADLINGIYDLLYQKSVSGPVPTRLLTNTALTGAEYDDLSGTYTLGLRHAEQQRDFSLTTHGLVLATGYRYQVPAFLDPVRDRIRWDGQGRFDVARNYSIDTTGRGIFLQNGATHAHSLTSPDLGMGPYRNSWIIRELLGREHYPVEKSIAFQEFGAPEGAIA
- a CDS encoding IucA/IucC family protein yields the protein MSPRDAVAHLTPDLWDRAGRLLIRKALAEFTHERLLAPELGPDGRYAVTSDDGAVTYRFAARVLSLDHWLVEADSITRHDRTGAELPLDALDFFIELRGRLGLGEDVLPVYLEEISSTLSGTAFKLAAEPVGAAQLATSGFQEIETGMTEGHPCFVANNGRLGFGIHEYLSYAPETASPVQLIWLAARRDRSTFTASADLDYDALIHSELSEETRARFAQTLTDLGLDPAGYHLLPVHPWQWWNKLSVSFAAEVARQYLVYLGPGDDEYLAQQSIRTFFNTSDPSKHYVKTALSVLNMGFMRGLSAAYMEATPAINDWLAGLVSADDTFRSCGFSIIRERAAIGYHHRQYEAATAKGSPYRKMLAALWRESPVPTLEPGRRLATMASLLHTDPDGASFVSALIEESGLTPATWLRRYLDAYLTPVLHSFYAYDLVFMPHGENVILVIEDGAVQRVIFKDIAEEIAVMDPSAVLPPTVERIRVDVPEDKKLLSIFTDVFDCFLRFLNGILVTEGLLEEDTFWQTVADSVLAYQRSAPHLADKFAQYDMFTEDFALSCLNRLQLRNNREMVDLQDPAGALQLIGTLRNPIADFGQAGD
- a CDS encoding GNAT family N-acetyltransferase → MTPSPVFEHTDARLGTFTLRTLDPAADAGLLHGWVTHPKASYWMMQGADEAEVAAEYRRIHEHPHHDAFIGLHEGRPAFLAERYDPSRVELDGLYPARPGDVGMHFLCAPTDTPVHGFTLAVITVVMEFCFADPHVRRVVVEPDVRNAAVHALNAAVGFEIVERIAKPEKDAYLSVCTRERFEAARTALAARAVQGVTR
- a CDS encoding siderophore-interacting protein, giving the protein MTTAATTTATTAIPFRFFDARVVRSRPLGPSMARITFGGACLKDFTSGGRDQRFKLFLPHPGQSAPVVPVEAGEGWFATWRAMDPAERGIMRSYTVRRQRHDPHEIDVDFALHDDSGPAARWAARAETGDRVTLLGPVVEDNGGVDFRPPSGTDWVLITGDETALPAIAGILEWLPADLPVKVWLEVQHAEDMQELRTAAKAEITWLVRDTVAPGTPRSALLRNAVSATELPSGTPYAWIAGEAGTVKELRRHLVRERGFDRKAVTFTGYWRLGTCEEQLVEEAVSGTGPATDD
- a CDS encoding pyridoxal phosphate-dependent decarboxylase family protein — protein: MSFLAQTAEDPSPEPIPGAADGRAHLFNGRTAERYRRSVTDGVGLVASTVARTDRPFTGVTPAELAPEISGIDLERPLGDPDAALKELESVYLKDAVYFHHPRYLAHLNCPVVIPALLGEAVLSAINSSLDTWDQSAGGTLIERRLIDWTTERIGLGEAADGIFTSGGTQSNLQAMLLARDEACTLVEKEAAAAGETVAKSAILPRLRILTSQVSHFSIQKAAAILGLGYEAVVPVPCDQDRRMRTVALAHELNRCRREGLIVMAVVATAGTTDFGSIDPLPEIAELCDRHGTWMHVDAAYGCGLLASPTRRGLLDGIERADSVTVDYHKSFFQPVSSSAVLVRDRATLSHATYHADYLNPERSARNLIPNQVDKSIQTTRRFDALKLWLTLRIMGADAVGALFDEVVDRAAEAWALLDTDPRYEVVTEPQLSTLVFRYVPPSDGPGDPDLVDRANLHAREALAASGAAVVAGTVVDGRHHLKFTLLNPETSLSDIAYVLDLLAEHAGQYLALHIEPELSSRAS
- a CDS encoding ABC transporter substrate-binding protein, producing the protein MRQARALPLSRRGLLAAGGALGLGALVTACGGNGGSGSGGDDGGGSWSFTDDRKKKISLDGRPQHIVAYIAAAAALYDFGIEKQITGVFGPTTLKNGKPDVQAGDFPVDQATSLGNTWGQFNVEKYASLGPDLLITNMYDPGALFYIPDDSKKKILQLAPSAAIGTGRVSMLEPIKRYAALAEALGADPKAKKVTDAKARFEKASETLRKTVTSHRIKVMACSASADLFYVSNPKINADLIYFSELGVDFVVPEKPDKGGYFESLSWENADKYDADVLFLDSRTATLQPGALTSKPTWSKLAAVKAGQITPWSSEPRFSYAGAAPLVESLTKAIQDAKKLR